CTAAAGCCTCGACTTCCTCAGAGGTGAAAAGGTAAGCAAACATTCCGACCTCCCCTAGCCTTGCTCTCGGATTGGTGCTGGGCCCGGCTCCCACCGCCTATCCCGACCACATCCGTCATCTGGACTGCTAATACACTCATTAGCATAAAGATTCCTCCGAAGACCTGGCGCACGGGGCTGAACCGGAGTCTGTCCCTTTAAGGAAAAGAGGGACAGCCACTCTGTCCCTAAGGGCACTCGGCACTGCATTTCCTCCACTCGGGCCACGCTGTAAACTAGACAGGTTCCGTGTTAATCCACTGTCCCTCCTCAACCCCGACAGGGGGATCCCTGGAGTGAACAACGCGCGGGGTCCCGGGGGACTGCGGAAAGGTTTGGCCTCTGCGCGTAGCAGGCTCCGCCAGGCAACCTCTCGCCCGAGGCGGCGGCGAGCTGCAAGCTAGGTGGAGCCGGCTGCGCGGCGGGACCCCAGCGCTCTGGGGCAAGACCCTGGTGCTGGCGCCAGGGCGGCCGCGGGAGGTGGCGCGTACAGGAGCGGAGAGGTGCGCCCACCCCGGCCCCGGGCGCGAGAGGGGCGGGGCTTGGGCCGCGGCCCGGGGCCACGCTCGCTGGGGTGGGCGGTGCTGGGTCTGCGGGGGCGGGCGGGGGGCGGGGCGCGCGAGCGGGCTCCGGGAGGGCGGGGCGGCGGCGCGGGGCGGGCTCTGGCGGCCTGAGTGTCACACACGCGGCGGCTCGGGAGGCGGCGGCAGTGGCAGCGACAGGCGCCGCCGGGACGGGCACGGGCGCGCGGGCTCTGGCGGGCGCCGGCTGCCTTCCTCCGTCGCTCGCTGTCTCTCCCGGCCGCATTCTCCTCCGCTGCGGGGCCGAGCTCTCCCCAGCGCTctcaggaaggaagaagggagccGAGGACGCCGAGAAGTTCCCGCGGCAGCCGCGGATCCCGGCCAAGGCGGAGGCTGCGGCTCCGACGGGGCAGGAGCGCGATCCACGGCGAGGGGCGTACGGCCAAAGGGTCCGCGGCGTGGAGCGCTCGGACTTTCCGCTCTCCCCCGGGCGTGGGCCGGGACCCCATGAGACGCGCCCACGAGGGGCGCGAGATTCCTAGCTTGGGCGACGCTAGGCGGAGGGAGGTGTTGCAGCCGCCGGAGCCAGAGAGCTGCCGGCAGGAGGCGGCGGCGGCAAGAACTTGAACTTGGCGTCGGGAGCGGGCGCCCCGGACGCCCCCCGCCGGGGCGGGGGCGCCGAGGGACCTGCGCCGCAGCGCTGCCCCCCGAATGGCCGCGGCGGCGGACCGGTCTCCCGCGCCGCGGCCCTAGGCGGCCTCTCGCCATGGCCAAGTGGCTAAACAagtacttcagcttgggcaacagcaagaccaaGAGCCCCCCGCAGCCGCCGCGGCCAGACTACCGCGAGCAGCGGCGCCGGGGCGAGCGGCCCTCACAGCCCCCACAGGCCGTGCCGCAGGCCTCCTCCGCCGCCTCGGCGTCCTGCGGTCCGGCCACCGCCTCCTGCTTCTCGGCCTCTTCGGGCTCGCTGCCCGACGACAGCGGCAGCACCAGCGACCTCATCCGCGCCTACCGCGCGCAGAAGGAGCGAGACTTCGAGGACCCCTACAACGGGCCTGGCTCGTCGCTGCGCAAACTGCGCGCCATGTGCCGCCTGGACTACTGCGGCGGCAGCGGGGAGCCAGGCGGGGTCCAGCGCGCCTTCTCGGCCTCGTCCGCGTCGGGCGCCGCGGGCTGTTGCTGCGCCTCCTCGGGCGCGGGGGCCGCCGCGTCCTCGTCCTCGTCCTCCGGCTCTCCGCACCTCTACCGCAGCAGCAGCGAGCGGCGGCCCGCCACGCCGGCCGAGGTGCGCTACATCTCCCCCAAGCACCGCCTCATCAAAGTGGAGAGCGCCGCGGGCGGTGGGGCCGGGGACCCCCTGGGGGGCGCCTGCGCGGGCGGCCGCACCTGGAGCCCGACGGCTTGCGGAGGCAAGAAACTGCTCAACAAGTGCGCCGCCTCAGCCGCGGAGGAGAGCGGGGCCGGCAAGAAGGACAAGGTAAGGTGCCCCTTGGCCTCTTCCCGAGGTTCCAGAGCCACGGTGCGCACGGGGAAACCGAGGCACCCACCGCTCTGGTGTCGCGTCTCTACTTCAGCTTCGGCCTAGGACCCTGGGTCGGGGCTGGCGTGCTGCTTCCCGCTTCTGCCTCCTCCCGCGCCCTTTTCCTGGGACCGGCGGCCTCCTGACCCCACCTCTTTCGCCGCTGCTCCCAGAACGTCCCCTCTCTGAGCGAGAGCGCCGGGCCCAGCCTTGCCCCAGGAAGACAGACCCAGTCAGCCCTTCCGGCTGCCAAGGAGTAAAGTCAGAGTCAGAGCTGTCTAGGACTTCAAAGAGCTTTGACTCCTGACACCCCTTATCCTAGCCTCCACCCTCCGCTCACGCTGTAggtgggaaactgaggtccagagcaAGGAAGGGACTCGCCCAATATTACACAGCTTTCTTGGTGGCAGATCCGGACCGGCTGTCTCCAGCGTGTATATGTAAATCTCTTGCGGCTGCCCTGCCCGGCCCTgctctgccccacccccagctccaggtTTCCAAATCCGGGCTGCCTGGTACCGGAGCTGCTCCGGGAACCTCCACGCGTGCTTTTCCGGTTGAAATGCGCTGCCTGCAAGAGCGCTCCTCATCGAACCCGTCAGTTCCTCCCGCTGCGCGCGGGAGGGGGTCAGCCTATCAGGCCCGGCTGGAAGGAGACCCCACCCCTCCTATCCTCACCTGCTTCCTTCCTGACCTCACCCCTACCCCATAAGGTCCCAGGAACACGGGGGGACTTTGTGACAGCCCCCTTCCTAACGCATTAGGCCATCTAGATTCCTTCCTTTGAAGCAGACGAGATAATTACAGCCAGACTaggccccctcctcccccttcacACTCCTGTGAAGCCCTCCCTTCCCCCATAAAATAATACTTGTTCTGTCTTCTTCTGGTGGAAGGCAGTGTTTTGATTAAATCTGAGGCCCGGTGGGAGAGCTCCTTCCTTCTCAGCGCCCTGGTGCGTGGCTGTTGTTCTCCCCACCTTCTTCCCACAAAGGTAAACCTTTGCCCAGGCCTGGGCTGGGGGAGACTGATTAAGAGTCTGCGTTCCTTTTAGGACTGGATGTCCAGACAGGAGGGAGACAGGCTCTTACCTGCCATCTGGTGCTTGGAAAGGGATCTTTTTTGTTTgccaggagagaggaggaagggaatgTCCCTCTAGTTTTTCTGCCTGGCCTCCCCTCCCCGAGGTCCCCAGAATATCCCCTCCCCTGTTTGATCTGCATGGGCAGTCCGTGGAAGATCCCACCTCTCCCTGGAGGCAGTTTGGGGCACCCCTCGGAAGCTTGGACTCTGGGTTTCTAAAGCACCTAGGATGCCACACCTAGATGACGACTAGCTGGGAGCCAGGTGGCTACCTAGGAGCTGCTTTGGGAGAGGGGGCAGATTTCCCTGGGAGCCACCAGGACCCTGGGCTTGTGTTTGGTCAGTGAGGGAAACACCAGATAGGCTCCGTGCAGTCTTATGCATGGCTGAAGCTTGGCTTGGTGCAGGCACTGGGGAAACCTGGAGGTCTTGTATATAAAAGGCACGAGAGGGTCACGGCTAACTGCACTGGACTTTATGCATCCTCCTTGTTACTCTGCAGCCACAccccaggtgggcagatctcctttctcttccactgCTAGTGGTTCAAAACTTCAgtaaacattttttcccattttttcccaGTTACAGTTAAGACTGTTTCAAACACTGAggaataatttgttttatagCCAGGATGTCAAGATGTTTAAGACTTGACTCTTTTCATCACCAGATATTTCTTACGGGTCTTCTCTGTGTCCTCCCCTGCTGGGTGCTGGAGCAGGGACCCTCTGCAGCGAATGCTATGACAGAGGCCATAGTGGCGTGATGGTGATGAGTGCTATGATGAGACCTCGTGTTACAGGGTTACAGGAGGGATGAAGGGCAAGGGAGAGGTTGGGGGGTGTGGCATTGAAGAGTGCACCTTGGAGGCAGGGCCATTATTGTGAGGGAGGGGTGGTCACCATGGTTGGCTGGAGAAGAACCCTGTGCTTCAGGGAACTGCAGGTGAAGTCCCTTGTGGCTGAAATTGAGAGGTTAAGAGTTGGGCAGGGCCTGAATCAGGGAGGACCTTGTAGGCTAAGCACAGAGGGGGCCTGTGAAGGGATTTAGCTACGAGAGTGTTGTGATCAGATATGGTTTTTTAGAAGATCTCTCTGGGTTACTTTTCACCTACTAGGTTGTGACTGCGAGACCCTTGATCTTTTGAGAAGTTGTCCAGATGTTCTTTCCAcccaggagggaggaggcagcCAGGGAGGGTCAGCAGGACGTTATAGTGCAGCGATCCTCAAACTTTAGTGCACCTAGAGGGCTGGTTACAACAGATTGCTGGGGCCCATCCTGCAGCGTCTGATTGAGCATGCCTGGTGGGGGACCTGAGTGTTTGCATTCCATCATTTCCCAGGTTGAGGGGAAATGGCTGAGGGTCCTGGGACCATGGTTTGAAAACCACTCATGCAACAGTGGCTTCTCCTTAACTGTCCTTCTGGGTCTTCTGGTCAGGGCAGCCTTGGGATGCAGAGACTCTGGATGCCCTTGTTTCTGCCATCTGTGTGTGGCTACCTCCTGATCCTGGGC
This portion of the Pan troglodytes isolate AG18354 chromosome 11, NHGRI_mPanTro3-v2.0_pri, whole genome shotgun sequence genome encodes:
- the SHB gene encoding SH2 domain-containing adapter protein B isoform X2, with translation MAKWLNKYFSLGNSKTKSPPQPPRPDYREQRRRGERPSQPPQAVPQASSAASASCGPATASCFSASSGSLPDDSGSTSDLIRAYRAQKERDFEDPYNGPGSSLRKLRAMCRLDYCGGSGEPGGVQRAFSASSASGAAGCCCASSGAGAAASSSSSSGSPHLYRSSSERRPATPAEVRYISPKHRLIKVESAAGGGAGDPLGGACAGGRTWSPTACGGKKLLNKCAASAAEESGAGKKDKVTIADDYSDPFDAKNDLKSKAGKGESAGYMEPYEAQRIMTEFQRQESVRSQHKGIQLYDTPYEPEGQSVDSDSESTVSPRLRESKLPQDDDRPADEYDQPWEWNRVTIPALAAQFNGNEKRQSSPSPSRDRRRQLRAPGGGFKPIKHGSPEFCGILGERVDPAVPLEKQIWYHGAISRGDAENLLRLCKECSYLVRNSQTSKHDYSLSLRLLVPA